Genomic segment of Longimicrobiaceae bacterium:
ACCGCATCACGCCGAATGACCTCTAACTGCTCGGCAACGGGAGGAAACGACACGTAGATAGTCGGGATAATCTCGTGGGATAATCAGGAACAATCCCAACGAAGACTACCTTGAAATGGCCCTATCCGCAAGGGATGACGCAACCTCGATTCACTTTCGAGACCACTCACCACGCCCTCTGGGCAGAGGAGATCGCCAATGAGCGGGCGATCCCCAACGAGGTCGTCCCTGCCCCGCCCGAGGCACACGCACGCTGCAACCTCGCCCTGGAGGTCCTTCCCGCCGACGTACCCCGATTGGAGGCTGCCCTTTTCGAGGAAGGCGTCCCGCACCGCATCTTTTTAGGCTAGCGTACTTGCGCGTCCGCTACCGCGGCTCGCCGGCCGACGCTGGCGCCTTCCCCCGCTGACGGACCGTCTCTCCCCAGGCCTCGAAGATGTCGCACATCCAGTCGAAGATCGTACGCAGGCCGCGCTGCAGCTCGCGCATCCGCCGCTCCTTTTCCTCGCGAGGGAGCTGCAGGGCGTCGCGGAGGACCAGCGCCACCCGCTCGGGATCGTAAGGGTTGATCATGATGGCGTTCATCTCCTCGGCCGCACCGGCGAAAGAGGAGAGCAGCAACACCCCCTGACGATCGACCTGGCTCGCCACGTACTCCTTGGCGACGAGGTTCATCCCGTCCTGGAGGGAGCTGACCACGCAGACGTCGGCGAGGCGATACAGCACGGCCAGGCGCTCGGCCGGCAGTGATTGCTTGATCAGGTGGATGGGGCGCCACTCCGGGCCTCCGAAGCGGTCGTTGATCTCCCACACCTGCCGCTCGACCTTCTGCGTCAACTCGTCGTATGCCTCAATGTCGGTGCGGCTGGGAACGGCCACCTGCACGAAGGTGAAGCGACCTCGATACTCGGGATAGCGGTCCCAGAGGAACTCGAGCGCCTTGAACTTCTCGGGAAGCCCCTTGGAGTAGTCCAGGCGATCCACACCGATCCCGATGAAGCCGCCCCCCGGAGCGTACCGCTCGCGCAATCGCCGCATCTGCTCGTCGGCGCCCGGAGCTGTGGCCGCCTGACGGAACGCATCCACGTCGATGGAGATGGGGAAGGCGTTGACGGTGCAGGTGTGCCCGTCCAGGGTCACCCTCCCCGAGTCCCAATCGACCGAGACCCCCGGGAGCCGCTGCGCGCAGCGCAGGAAGTTCTCCACGAAAGAGGGGAGGTGGAAGCCGAGCAGATCGTTGGCGAGCAGGCCGCGCAACAGCTGGTCACCGGGCTGGGCCAGACGGAAGATCTCCACCGGCGGCCAGGGAATGTGCCAGAAATGCGCGAGAGCAAGGTCCGGGCGGCGAGCGCGAACGTTTTCCGGCGCAAGTGCGAGATGGTAATCCTGGAACCAGACGGCGGCGTCGGCACCGCGCACCTCGTCCAGGACGGCTTCGGCAAAGCGCCGGTTCACCCGCCGGTAGCGCTCCCAGTAACGGCCGCGCATGCGCGTCAGGTCGGGGCGCAGGTGGCAGAGCGGCCAGAGAAACTGGTTGGAGAACCCCAGGTAGTAGCGGTGGATGTCGTGGTTGGTGAGCCAGATGCGGCGTAGTGTGTAGCTGGGGTTGTCCGGCGGAACGCGTACGTTGTCGTTCTCGTCGACCACCGCGGCGTCGGCTTCGCCGCTGCCCCAGGCCACCCAGGTCCCTCCGAGCTGCTGCATCAGCGGATCCAGCGCGGAGGTGAGCCCTCCTGCCGGCACCCGCACCTGCATCTCACCGACCTCCTCCGACCAGCGGTGCTCGTACGGCTCACGATTCGAAACTACCAGCAAGCGCCTTCCCCCCAGGGCCTCACGGAAGACCGACCCGAGGTCCGCTCCCGTGCGCTTCGGGGCCGTTTCGACCGTGCTCATCGACCCCGCCGGCCCTCCGCTCGCTCTTCACCCCGCCGCCCGGCGCCGGAGCGCATCCGGGGCGACTTGGTGCGGGAGCGCCTTGCTTTCAGGCCAAGTCTGTGACCGCCCCGGGCCAACTCCCGTCGCAGGACCCGTTTTTGCGGAAGGGCGAGCAGGGCAACAGCGATTCCGACCGCGGCTCCGATGCCCAGTCCAGCCAGAAAGTTGTATGGACGTGCCGTATCTTCGTAGTGCATGAGATGTGTAGCTGGAAGGCGGGTGAAGCATTCGCATCCGACGTACACAGCCAGTACTGCTGTTCGTCAGGGCAGTCGTCTGGATAAAGCAATGGCTGTGCCGGCAGACGCCCTCCCGCTTCGGGCGCGGATCTGCATCTACTGACCCACAAAGAGCTTGCGACGGGGGCGACGGCGCCGGTACATTGGGCCGCCCGAACGCCGCCCGGCACCTGCCGCGGCCGATTCGACACGGAGGCATCCCACGGATGACCGACACCGAGAAGAGGACCGTCCTGCTGGTCGAGGACAACGAGGACAATCGCACCGTCTACCGCACGATCCTCGAGCACTTCGGATACCAGGTGATCGAGGCTCGTAACGGCGAGGACGGAGTCCGCACCGCACGCGAGACGATTCCCGACCTGATTTTGATGGACATCTCGATTCCGGTGATCGACGGTTGGGAGGCGACCAAGATCCTCAAGAACGATCCCGCCACCTCGCATATCCCCATCATCGCGCTGACGGCGCACGCGCTGGCCACAGATCGAGCGAAAGCGGAGGAGGTGGGATGCGACGGCTACCTGGCGAAGCCCTGCGAACCGCGGCGCGTGGTAGCGGAGGTGGAGCGCTTCATCGGCGGCGGACGAGAGGTCGAGGCTTGAGCGAAACGGAACGGAAGGAAGGGCAGGCGCCGCAGCCGGTTCGGATCCTGGTGGTCGACGACCACCCGGACAACGTGGAGATCATCAACGTTCGGCTGTCCAGTCGCGGCTACCAGATCGACACGGCCACCAATGGCGAGGAGGCGCTCCAGAAGGTAAAGGATTACCCGCCGGACCTCATCCTGCTCGACGTCATGATGCCCCTCATGGACGGCTACGAGGTCTCGCGCCGGATCAAGAACGACCCTGGCCTTCCGTTCATCCCCATCATCCTCGTCACCGCGAGAGATTCCACCCAGGACAAGGTGGATGGCCTCGACGCCGGGGCGGACGACTACCTCACCAAGCCGGTGAACTTCCCGGAGCTCGAGGCGCGGGTTCGCTCGATGCTGCGCATCAAGCGGCTCCAGGACGAGCTCGATCAGAAGAACCGCGAGCTGGAGCTGGCGAACAAGCGCCTGCGCAAGCTGTCGATCACCGACGGGCTCACCGAGCTGTTCAACCACCGCCACATCCACGAGCTGCTGCACGAGGAGTTCGAGCGGACGAAGCGCTCCGGCGAGCCGATGGCGGTGGCGATGATGGACCTGGACCGCTTCAAGCAGGTCAACGATACCTACGGTCACCCCACCGGCGACGTGATCCTCTACGAGACCGCCGAAATCCTCCGCCAGACCGTCCGCGAGATCGACATGGTCGGGCGCTACGGCGGCGAGGAGTTCATCGCCATCCTACCCGGGACCGACGAGTCGGAGGCTCATCGCTTCGCTGAGCGAGTACGCGAGGCGGTAGCGAACCACGTCTATCATGACGAGGCCAATGAGGTGCGGATGACCCTCTCGGGCGGAGTCGCCTCGTTCCCCGGACCCGGCGTGGACCATCCCGACGTTCTGATCAAGAAAGCGGACGAGGCGCTGTACGCCGCCAAGCAGGCCGGGCGGAACCGCGTCGTACGCGCTTCGATGCTCGATACCGTGCTCTCATGACGCCACCTGCGGACGCGCGCGCGGCCGAGCGCGCGGCGGAGCTTCGCTCCATCCTGGAACGCGCCAACTACGAATACTACATCCTCGATCGGCCCACCCTCAGCGACCCTGAGTACGACCGCTACATGCGGGAGCTCCGGGAGTTGGAAGCTGCGCACCCGGAGCTGCGCACGCCCGACTCGCCGACCCAGCGCATCGGCGCGGAGCCGGTCAGCCGGCTGGAGAAGACGACGCACCTCGCGCCGATGCTCTCCCTGGACAACGCCTTCAACTTCCAGGAGCTGGAGGCGTGGGAAGCACGCAACGCACGCATCGCGTCGGAGGTGAAGGAGGCCGGCTACCTCGCCGAGCCGAAAATGGACGGGCTCGCGGTCGCGCTGACCTACGAGAACGGGATCTTCGTCAAAGGAGCCACCCGGGGGAACGGCACGGTCGGCGAGAACGTGACTGCCAACCTGCGCACCATCCGCGAGATCCCCCTCCGGTTGCGCGACGAGGAGCAGCCGGTGCCGCCGCTGATGGAGATCCGCGGCGAAGTCTACATGTCGCTCTCCGGCTTCGAGGCGCTCAACGCCCGGCGTGCGGCGGCGGGGGAATCTACCTTCGCCAACCCGCGCAACTCGGCAGCCGGCGCCGTCCGACAGCTCGATCCGCGAGTGACCGCCGACCGGCCACTCCGTTTCACCGCTTTCTCCATCCAGCTCGATCCCGCGAGCACCTTCCGTCTACCCGTCTCGACCCAGGAAGAGCTGCTCCAGTTGCTGACGACGTGGGGCCTCCCGGTCAACCCCCTGTATCGCCGCTGCGCCAACCTGGACGAGGTCGAGGCGTAC
This window contains:
- a CDS encoding DUF3343 domain-containing protein yields the protein MTQPRFTFETTHHALWAEEIANERAIPNEVVPAPPEAHARCNLALEVLPADVPRLEAALFEEGVPHRIFLG
- a CDS encoding trehalose-6-phosphate synthase; protein product: MSTVETAPKRTGADLGSVFREALGGRRLLVVSNREPYEHRWSEEVGEMQVRVPAGGLTSALDPLMQQLGGTWVAWGSGEADAAVVDENDNVRVPPDNPSYTLRRIWLTNHDIHRYYLGFSNQFLWPLCHLRPDLTRMRGRYWERYRRVNRRFAEAVLDEVRGADAAVWFQDYHLALAPENVRARRPDLALAHFWHIPWPPVEIFRLAQPGDQLLRGLLANDLLGFHLPSFVENFLRCAQRLPGVSVDWDSGRVTLDGHTCTVNAFPISIDVDAFRQAATAPGADEQMRRLRERYAPGGGFIGIGVDRLDYSKGLPEKFKALEFLWDRYPEYRGRFTFVQVAVPSRTDIEAYDELTQKVERQVWEINDRFGGPEWRPIHLIKQSLPAERLAVLYRLADVCVVSSLQDGMNLVAKEYVASQVDRQGVLLLSSFAGAAEEMNAIMINPYDPERVALVLRDALQLPREEKERRMRELQRGLRTIFDWMCDIFEAWGETVRQRGKAPASAGEPR
- a CDS encoding diguanylate cyclase, with translation MSETERKEGQAPQPVRILVVDDHPDNVEIINVRLSSRGYQIDTATNGEEALQKVKDYPPDLILLDVMMPLMDGYEVSRRIKNDPGLPFIPIILVTARDSTQDKVDGLDAGADDYLTKPVNFPELEARVRSMLRIKRLQDELDQKNRELELANKRLRKLSITDGLTELFNHRHIHELLHEEFERTKRSGEPMAVAMMDLDRFKQVNDTYGHPTGDVILYETAEILRQTVREIDMVGRYGGEEFIAILPGTDESEAHRFAERVREAVANHVYHDEANEVRMTLSGGVASFPGPGVDHPDVLIKKADEALYAAKQAGRNRVVRASMLDTVLS
- a CDS encoding response regulator — its product is MTDTEKRTVLLVEDNEDNRTVYRTILEHFGYQVIEARNGEDGVRTARETIPDLILMDISIPVIDGWEATKILKNDPATSHIPIIALTAHALATDRAKAEEVGCDGYLAKPCEPRRVVAEVERFIGGGREVEA